In Phenylobacterium zucineum HLK1, one DNA window encodes the following:
- a CDS encoding nuclear transport factor 2 family protein — protein sequence MSRAEIVRAYLKAIEDRGDSLGCFAEDAVQEEFPNALVPTGARRTLADLREAAERGQGVLRSETYEVINLLESGNVVAAEVLWRGVLAVPLRSLQPGDAMKARFAVFFEFEGDKIRRQRNYDCFEPF from the coding sequence ATGAGCCGCGCCGAGATCGTCCGCGCCTATCTGAAGGCCATCGAGGACCGCGGCGACTCCCTTGGCTGCTTCGCCGAGGACGCAGTGCAGGAGGAGTTCCCCAACGCCCTGGTCCCCACCGGCGCCCGGCGGACCCTGGCCGACCTGCGCGAGGCGGCCGAGCGCGGCCAGGGGGTGCTGCGGTCCGAGACCTACGAGGTGATCAACCTCCTGGAGAGCGGGAACGTGGTCGCCGCCGAGGTCCTGTGGCGCGGCGTGCTGGCCGTGCCGCTGCGCTCGCTGCAGCCGGGCGACGCCATGAAGGCGCGGTTCGCCGTGTTCTTCGAGTTCGAAGGCGACAAGATCCGTCGGCAGCGCAACTACGACTGTTTCGAGCCCTTCTGA
- the pip gene encoding prolyl aminopeptidase — MERNTPAPAVSSPQHRRGLFADNEPFASGWLATGGPHEIFYEECGNPNGKPCVILHGGPGGAINPTMRRFFDPAKWRMALFDQRGCGRSRPNASLEDNTTWALIEDIERLREHLGVEKWCVFGGSWGSTLALAYAIKHPERVESLVLRGIFLLTERELRWFYQDGASMLFPDAWQRFCAPIPEAERGDMIAAYHKRLTHPDRGVQAEAAAAWSQWEGDTISIRGPEARPSKFNEIDFAIAFARIECHFFANGGFFPSKNWILENLDRMRGIPGWIVQGRFDVVTPMESAWRLKQGWPEARFEVVWDAGHASTEPGIVDALVRATDQALKL, encoded by the coding sequence ATGGAACGCAACACGCCGGCGCCCGCCGTATCGTCCCCCCAGCACCGGCGCGGCCTGTTCGCCGACAACGAGCCCTTCGCCTCGGGCTGGCTCGCCACCGGCGGCCCGCACGAGATCTTCTACGAGGAGTGCGGCAATCCGAACGGCAAGCCGTGTGTGATCCTGCACGGCGGCCCGGGCGGGGCGATCAACCCCACCATGCGGCGGTTCTTCGACCCGGCGAAATGGCGCATGGCGCTGTTCGACCAGCGCGGCTGCGGCCGCAGCCGGCCGAACGCCAGCCTGGAGGACAACACCACCTGGGCCCTGATCGAGGACATCGAGCGGCTGCGCGAGCACCTGGGCGTCGAGAAGTGGTGCGTGTTCGGCGGCTCGTGGGGCTCCACCCTGGCGCTCGCCTACGCCATCAAGCACCCGGAACGGGTCGAGAGCCTGGTGCTGCGCGGCATCTTCCTGCTGACCGAGCGCGAGCTGCGCTGGTTCTACCAGGACGGCGCCTCGATGCTGTTCCCCGACGCCTGGCAGCGGTTCTGCGCGCCGATCCCCGAGGCCGAACGCGGCGACATGATCGCCGCCTACCACAAGCGCCTCACCCACCCCGACCGCGGCGTGCAGGCCGAGGCCGCGGCCGCCTGGAGCCAGTGGGAGGGCGACACCATCTCGATCCGGGGCCCCGAGGCGCGGCCCTCCAAGTTCAACGAGATCGACTTCGCCATCGCCTTCGCGCGGATCGAGTGCCACTTCTTCGCCAACGGCGGATTCTTCCCCTCGAAGAACTGGATCCTCGAGAACCTCGACCGGATGCGCGGCATCCCCGGCTGGATCGTCCAGGGCCGCTTCGACGTGGTCACGCCCATGGAGAGCGCCTGGCGGCTGAAGCAGGGCTGGCCCGAGGCCCGCTTCGAGGTCGTGTGGGACGCCGGCCACGCCTCGACCGAGCCCGGGATCGTCGACGCCCTGGTCCGGGCCACCGACCAGGCGCTGAAGCTCTAG
- a CDS encoding alpha/beta fold hydrolase gives MPEPNRVRVNGVEIGYYEAGPRQGVPVVLCHGFPELAFSWRHQIKALAAAGRWVIAPDQRGYGLSSKPDAVPDYDMAHLTGDLVGLLDHLGVEKAIFCGHDWGGIVVWQMPLMHPERVAGVIGLNTPFLPRAPADPIAIFRHRFGPDMYIVWFQTPDEPEAVLGEDVAKTMRFFMRRPSALRTAAAQPEGGSSFAFRDLLRAWDGADGGDQLLSPDELAVFVETFEAGGFFGPVSWYRNFTRNWERAEGLPGRVDGLPCLMITAELDAVLTPEMAEPMKGLVGDLETHMVKGSGHWTQQEKPGEVNVLILDWLDRRFPK, from the coding sequence ATGCCTGAGCCGAACCGCGTTCGGGTGAACGGGGTGGAGATCGGCTACTACGAAGCCGGCCCGCGGCAAGGCGTTCCCGTCGTCCTGTGCCACGGATTTCCCGAGCTGGCCTTCTCGTGGCGGCACCAGATCAAGGCCCTGGCCGCCGCCGGCCGCTGGGTGATCGCCCCGGACCAGCGCGGCTATGGGCTGTCGTCCAAGCCCGACGCCGTCCCCGACTACGACATGGCGCACCTGACGGGCGACCTCGTGGGGCTGCTGGACCACCTGGGCGTGGAGAAGGCGATCTTCTGCGGCCACGACTGGGGCGGCATCGTCGTGTGGCAGATGCCGCTGATGCACCCGGAGCGGGTGGCGGGCGTGATCGGCCTCAACACCCCGTTCCTGCCGCGCGCGCCAGCCGATCCCATCGCCATCTTCCGGCACAGGTTCGGCCCCGACATGTACATCGTCTGGTTCCAGACCCCGGACGAGCCCGAGGCGGTGCTGGGCGAGGACGTCGCCAAGACCATGCGCTTCTTCATGCGCCGGCCCTCGGCCCTGCGCACGGCCGCGGCCCAGCCGGAGGGCGGCTCGTCGTTCGCCTTCCGCGACCTGCTGCGGGCCTGGGATGGGGCGGACGGCGGCGACCAGCTGCTCAGCCCCGACGAACTCGCGGTCTTTGTCGAGACGTTCGAGGCCGGCGGCTTCTTCGGCCCGGTGAGCTGGTATCGCAACTTCACCCGGAACTGGGAGCGGGCCGAGGGACTTCCGGGCAGGGTCGACGGCCTGCCCTGCCTGATGATCACGGCCGAGCTCGATGCCGTGCTCACCCCCGAGATGGCCGAGCCGATGAAGGGCCTGGTCGGCGACCTGGAGACGCACATGGTGAAGGGCTCGGGCCACTGGACACAGCAGGAGAAGCCGGGCGAGGTGAACGTGCTGATCCTCGACTGGCTGGACCGGCGCTTCCCGAAGTAG